The genomic window GTCCATGCCGCGGATGCCGCCGACGAAGTCGATGCGCGTGTCGGTGCGGGGATCCTGGATGCCCAGCACGGGGGCCAGGAGGTTCTCCTGCAGGATGCTCACGTCCAGGCTCCGGACGGGATCGTCCGCGGGGAAGGAGCCGGGCCTGGCGGTCAGGGAATACCACTTCCCGCCCAGGTACATCCCGAAGGAGGTGGGGGCCTTGGGGCTGCGGTCCGCCGCGGGCGCCACGGCGAACTTCTCGCCGACCTTGGCCAGGAAGGCCTCGGGGGTCAGGCCGTTGAGGTCCTTGACCACGCGGTTGTAGTCCATGATCTTGAGCTGGTCGTGGGGGAAGACGACGGCCATGAAGCTCTCGAAGTTCTCGTCGCCGGAGGGGTCCTGGGCGGCGGCGCGGCGGGCCTGGCCGTAGCGGATGGCGGCGGCGGTGCGGTGGTGGCCGTCGGCGATGTAGAGGGCGGGGATGGCGTCGAAGAGGTGGTTGAGGGTGTAGATGTGGGTCTCGTGGTCGATGAGCCACACCGTGTGCCCGATGCCGTCGGGGGTCGTGATGTCGTAGAGGGGCGCGGTGGCGCGGATCTTGTCGACGAGGGAGTCGATGTAGGGCACGGCGCGGTAGGCCAGGAACACGGGCTCGGAGTTGGCCTCCTGCTCGGTGACGTGGCGGGTGCGGTCGTCCTCCTTGTCCTTGCGGGTGTACTCGTGGCGCTTGATCTGGCCGTCCTCGTACTCCTTCACCGAGCACAGGCCCACGAGCCCGGCCTGGACGTGGTCGCCCATGCGCTGCTGGTAGACGTACAGGCAGGGCCGGTCCTCGTGCAGGAGCACGCCCTCGCTGATGAGGTGCTTGAGGGCCTTGACGCCCTGCGCGTACACCTCATCGGCGTGGATGTCGGTGGACGCGGGGAGGTCGATCTCCGGGCGCCCCACGTGGAGGAAGGAGTGGGGATTGCCGGCGGCCAGGGCCCGCGCCTCGTCGGTGTTCACGACGTCGTACGGAACGGCGGCCACCTGGCCGGCGAGTTCGGGCTTGGGACGGTAGGCCTTGAAGGGCTTCAGCTGGGACATACGATCCTTCCTGGTTGATGGGTTATCTAGGGCTTAAAAAGATGATGAGGTATTTTGGCAAAAGAGAGGGGGATAAGAAAGAAATTTCCTGGTGAGTGAAAATTTTTTGCTATCCGTCCTAGAGCTTCCGGTGGACCACTTCGCCGAACAGGTCATGGAGGTGGGCCGCGTCGTTGAGCCGCACCACCTGGAGATGATCCACATCGTTTCCTTCAAGCAGGTTAAGACAGGTCGGCGCCTGGCGGAAGGACCAGACCCGGCTGAGATCCAGTCCCAGGATGCGGGCCAGCAGCGCGCGGTTCACGCCGTCGTGGGTGACCAGCACCGCCAGCTCCTCCGGACCCAGGCCCCGGCAGGCCTCGCACAGGGCGGGCCAGGCCCGGGCCTCCACGTCCCGGAAGCCCTCCCCGCCGGGAGGACTCACCAGGTGGGGGGTCTCCCGCCAGGCCCGGCGCAGGTCGGGGTGGGCCTCCTGGATCTCGGAGGTCAGGCGGCCCTCCCACGCCCCGTGGGACAATTCGACCAGACGGGCGTCCAGGGTCAGCGGACGGTCGCCCAGGGCCAGCTCCGCCGTCTGCCGCGCCCGCAGCAGGGGCGAGGCCACGGCGCGGGCGATGTCCAGGCCCCCCAGGCGCCGGCCCAGGGCCAGGGCCTGCTCCCTTCCCCGCTCGGACAGGGGGATGTCGAAGGTCTGGCCCTGGTGGCGGCCCTCGACGTTCCACTGGGTTTCGCCATGGCGGGCGAGGATGATGCGCATGGTCAGGCGTTCCAGGAGTCGTCGTAGAACGGGTTGCGGGGCAGTTCCTTCTTGGTCTTCATGTCCCGGAAGAGGGCCAGGTTGATGAGCACCTCCGTCAGGGGCAGGTCGATGGTCTGCTCCACCCGGCAGGTGTAGACGAACTCCACCTGGGCGCCCTCCCAGCTCAGGAGCTGGTACGCGGCCACCAGGCCCTCGTCCTTGCCCAGGGCGGCGTGGATCAGCTCGCCCTCCCGCACGTAGAGGTAGCCCGTGGCGTCGGGGCCGCGCACGGTGAAGGTGGCGGTGCGGCGCTCCCAGTTCATGAGCTGCAGGAGGCTGCCGATGCCCACGCCCCGCACCAGGCCGGGGGCGGTGAGGCTCGCCGCGGTGCGGATGGCCTCCATGAGCACGGAGAGCTTGGGGGGCTTGGGGATGACCTGCAGGGCCCCCAGGTCCAGGGCCTGGTTCTGCAGGGAGGGGTCGGCCACGGAGGTGATGACGATGATGGGCAGGCTCGGGTACCGCTGGGCCAGCACGGCGATGAGGCCGTAGCCGTCCAGCACGGGCATGTTGAGGTCGGTGACCACCACGTCCACGGCCTTCTCCTGGAGCAGTTCCAGGGCCTCCCGGCCGTTGGTGGCCGAGAGGAGGGTGAACTCCTGCAGGCCCTTGAGCCCGGCCAGGTAGAACCGGAGGGTGGACTGCTCGTCCTCCACCAGAAGGGCGGTCTTGGCGGGGCGGGATGGGCTGGGCGGGGAGATCATCGGTTGCCAGTTTAGTGGGTTTCGGTCTCCCGGCCCTTGGGGATTTTATGTTTGGGACGGGGCTCGCCGGCGATGACGGCCCGGGCCTCGGCGGCGTCGGCGGGGTGGGAGGCCATCCAGGCCTCGGCCCAGGCCGGCACGGCCCCGTCCTCGTAGTCCCGCTCCTTGCGCAGGTCGCTCACCAGGGTCTGGACCATGGCGTCGTGGCGGTCGCCGGGCTTGGGGGGGATGTGGCCCTCGAAGATGGGCAGGGCGAAGTAGTCCCTCAGGGTCTTCTCCACGGGCTTGCCCCAGACGGCGTAGGTCCGGTCCTCGGGGCCGCCCACGGGCTTGACGTTGATGTTCTCGCCGTAGAGGTAGTAGAAGACCGCCTCCCCGTCGCTCCAGTTGCGCAGCACCTTCAGGGCCCCGCCCACCAGCAGGTCCTGGAGCTCCAGGTCCCGGGGCTTGTCGGTGCGGAAGTCCCAGGGCCCCACGTGGGCGTGGGCGACGCTGGGGTAGCCCACCTCGGTGACCATCACGGGCTTCCCGAACCGCGCGTGGAGGGTGCGGGCCTTGTTCACGATCCACCACCAGGCGTCCCGGATGGCCTCGGGCCTGGGGTACTCCTCGAACTTGTCGATGGGGTCGTAGGTGTTCATCCCGATGACGTCCAGGCAGTCCCCGAAGGTGAAGCTGTCGTGGCTGTCGAAATTGACGCTGTAGGTGATCTTGCCCTTGTAGACCTTGCGCACCTCGGCGACGAGGGCCCGCCAGCGGTCCGGGAAGGGGTGGGTGCTGGCCATCTCGGTGCCCACGCTGTACCACTCCACGCCCTCCTCCTGGGCCAGCGCGGCCAGGTGCACGTTGAAGGCGGTGTAGTCCGCCCACCACCGGTCCCAGTGGGCGGGGCGGATGTTGCCCCGCCACCACTTGGCGTTCTCCGCCTCGTCCCGCAGGTTGATGGTGGGGAAGAACATCACCCGCAGCTGCAGGTCCCGGGCCTGGCGGAAGGTGCGGCGGAGCGCGCGCTCCGTGGGGCTGCTGGTGGGGTGGCGCACGATCTCGTCGGAGGTCCCGGTCTCCATGCGGTAGATGGCCTGGAGGCTCACGCAGGTGGCGCCGGTGCCCGCGATGCGCTCCAGCTCCTCCCGGTAGTCGTAGTCGGGCAGGCCCGCGTACATCCCCAGCACCATGCCCCGGGGCTGGGGCACCAGGCGGTGGGCGGACTTGTACCGGATGACGGCGACGGTCGCCGGGATCGCGGCGAGGGCCAGGGCGGCCAGGATCTTCTTGAACATGCAAACTCCAACCCATTCAGCTTAAGTCGCGGACGGGAGAATTTCCCGGTTAAACTGGGCCATCGCCTGAGGCCGCCCCATGCCGAAGATCCTGCTCGTGGAAGACAACGAGATGAACCGGGACTCCCTTTCCCGGCTCCTGGCGCGCCGGGGCTACGAGATCATCTTCGCCGAGGACGGCGAGGAGGCCGTGGCCGTGACCCGGGCCGCCCAGCCCGACCTGGTCCTCATGGACATCAGCCTGCCCAGGCTGGACGGCTACGAGGCCACGCGGCTCCTGCGCACCTTCGAAGCCACGCGGGACATTCCCATCATCGCCCTCACCGCCCACGCCATGACCAGCGACCGGGAAAAGGCCATGGCCGCGGGCTGCACCGATTTCGAGAGCAAGCCCGTGGAGTTCACGCGCCTGCTGGGGAAGATCCAGGCCTACCTGTCCTGACGCTGCACCAGCACCTGGAGGATCCTGCGGCCCTCCATCTTCTGCACCGTGAGCCGGGCGCCCTCCACCTCGACGACCTCCTGGGACACGGGGATGCGGCCCAGGCGCGCCATGATGAGGCCGCCCAGGGTGTCGAAGCCGTCCCGCTCGTAGACGAGCCCGGTGCGCTCCTCCAGGTCGTCCACGTGCACCTGGCCCGACACCAGGAACTCGCCCGGGGCCACCTCGACGATCTCGGCCTGGAACTCGTGCTCGTCGTGGATCTCCCCGAAGACCTCCTCCAGGAGGTCCTCCAGGCTCACGATGCCCGAGACGCTCCCGAACTCGTCCACCACCACCGCCAGCTGCTGGCGGTTGCGCTGCATCTCCCGCAGGAGCTGCAGGATGTTCTTGCTCTCGGGGACGAAGCAGGGGGGCTTGGCCAGGCCCGGCAGGTCCACCGTGGTGTCCCGGCCCACCTGCATGAGGTCCTTGAGGATCAGCACGCCCACGATGGTGTCGATGGTGCCGTCGTAGAGCGGCATGCGGGAGTGGCGGCTGCCGCGGAAGGCCGCCCAGGCCTCCTTGAAGGTGGCCGTGAGCGGGATGCCCTGGATGAGGGTGCGGGGCGTCATCACCTCGCGCACCACGGTGTCGCGGAATTCCACCACGTTGCGGATGAGCTCCCGGTCCTCCTCCTCCAGGATGCCCTCGGCCTCGCCCTCCTCCAGCAGGGCGTTGACGGCCTCCTCGGGCACGTCCTCGTCCTCGTCGATGCGGGAGCGGTCGTGGTCGGCGCGCTGGCGCTGCACCACCCGGGCCAGGGGCGCCACCAGGGGCGCCAGGATCCGGTGGGCGGGGGCGTACCAGGGGAAGAGCCGCTCCATCCAGATCCCGGGGTCGCTGGCCACCACCAGGGTGGGCAGCGCCAGGTCCATGGCCCAGAGGTAGACGAGGATCAGCGCGGCCAGCGTGTAGGCCCCCCCCGGCAGCAGCTGGCGCAGGGGCCAGATCAGGCTCAGGAGGACCACCAGGAGGGCCTGGTTGAGCAGGGAGATGCCCAGGCCCAGCACGTGGGGGTCCACCAGGAGCCGCG from Geothrix sp. 21YS21S-2 includes these protein-coding regions:
- a CDS encoding DUF1015 domain-containing protein, which produces MSQLKPFKAYRPKPELAGQVAAVPYDVVNTDEARALAAGNPHSFLHVGRPEIDLPASTDIHADEVYAQGVKALKHLISEGVLLHEDRPCLYVYQQRMGDHVQAGLVGLCSVKEYEDGQIKRHEYTRKDKEDDRTRHVTEQEANSEPVFLAYRAVPYIDSLVDKIRATAPLYDITTPDGIGHTVWLIDHETHIYTLNHLFDAIPALYIADGHHRTAAAIRYGQARRAAAQDPSGDENFESFMAVVFPHDQLKIMDYNRVVKDLNGLTPEAFLAKVGEKFAVAPAADRSPKAPTSFGMYLGGKWYSLTARPGSFPADDPVRSLDVSILQENLLAPVLGIQDPRTDTRIDFVGGIRGMDELERRVANGYAVAFSMFPTSLEQLMDVADAGQIMPPKSTWFEPKLRSGLLVRLYED
- a CDS encoding histidine phosphatase family protein; the protein is MRIILARHGETQWNVEGRHQGQTFDIPLSERGREQALALGRRLGGLDIARAVASPLLRARQTAELALGDRPLTLDARLVELSHGAWEGRLTSEIQEAHPDLRRAWRETPHLVSPPGGEGFRDVEARAWPALCEACRGLGPEELAVLVTHDGVNRALLARILGLDLSRVWSFRQAPTCLNLLEGNDVDHLQVVRLNDAAHLHDLFGEVVHRKL
- a CDS encoding response regulator, with translation MISPPSPSRPAKTALLVEDEQSTLRFYLAGLKGLQEFTLLSATNGREALELLQEKAVDVVVTDLNMPVLDGYGLIAVLAQRYPSLPIIVITSVADPSLQNQALDLGALQVIPKPPKLSVLMEAIRTAASLTAPGLVRGVGIGSLLQLMNWERRTATFTVRGPDATGYLYVREGELIHAALGKDEGLVAAYQLLSWEGAQVEFVYTCRVEQTIDLPLTEVLINLALFRDMKTKKELPRNPFYDDSWNA
- a CDS encoding response regulator; this translates as MPKILLVEDNEMNRDSLSRLLARRGYEIIFAEDGEEAVAVTRAAQPDLVLMDISLPRLDGYEATRLLRTFEATRDIPIIALTAHAMTSDREKAMAAGCTDFESKPVEFTRLLGKIQAYLS
- a CDS encoding hemolysin family protein, with the translated sequence MTEPPSIAPGPWLVAFIALVLLYRAVMAGLLEAFHALPSIQRRRMLEGETLRNRLLARLLVDPHVLGLGISLLNQALLVVLLSLIWPLRQLLPGGAYTLAALILVYLWAMDLALPTLVVASDPGIWMERLFPWYAPAHRILAPLVAPLARVVQRQRADHDRSRIDEDEDVPEEAVNALLEEGEAEGILEEEDRELIRNVVEFRDTVVREVMTPRTLIQGIPLTATFKEAWAAFRGSRHSRMPLYDGTIDTIVGVLILKDLMQVGRDTTVDLPGLAKPPCFVPESKNILQLLREMQRNRQQLAVVVDEFGSVSGIVSLEDLLEEVFGEIHDEHEFQAEIVEVAPGEFLVSGQVHVDDLEERTGLVYERDGFDTLGGLIMARLGRIPVSQEVVEVEGARLTVQKMEGRRILQVLVQRQDR